In Phaseolus vulgaris cultivar G19833 chromosome 7, P. vulgaris v2.0, whole genome shotgun sequence, the genomic stretch ATCTCCGATCCTTAAACTCTACACTCTAACTCAATATAACAGTAAAAGAACTTTTAAGATTAATAACTCAGATGCTGCAGTGGTCATTTAAAAGCCAATTTTGCATAATGATGAAACTTGACCGAATGAAAACAAAGGAGCAAAAGTCTCCGTGCTCGGCCCATAATAACAAAATCGAATAACCCTACAGCCTCAACTGACTTCAAAAGCccaaacattaaataataatggGTCATTTCTTTTGCCGTCTCTCTTTGGGCAgtttctccctgcaccatatcattttAAACATGTACccaacataaattttaaaatccaatATTGTCCTTAACTTTTTTTGAAATGCTACAAAGAAGTATTATCTTACTGTGGTGTGCGTTTTGAAAcctttatatttttgaaaatgcTACAGAGGAGTGTTGTGTTAATGTGGTATGGGTTTTGAATGAAAGTGGTGGTGGTGTAGTGAGTTGCAACAGTGACAATGGTGTAGTGATTTTATTTTGTGACAATGGTGCTCACTTCTCCTTCTCTCTAAGCAACCATCTTTCTCTTTGCTGCTACCTTGCAACAAGCTTAGTGATGGGTTGGGTGCAAATACAATGTTGTTGGGGTGTAGGGTTGTATGGTTCATACAATGTTCATTGCTAATGGGTTGGGTACAAATACAGTGTTATTGAGGTGTATGGTTTTATGGTTCATAAAGTGTTCATTGCTAATGGGTTGGATGCAAATACAATATTGTTGGTTGTAAGATTTTATATCATGAAGGAcaaataaatcttttaaaataatattattgggTGCAGTCTTAATTGATATGGTGCCGGAAGAATCTGCCCTCTCTTTGCCATCGCAGTCACCATTATCTATGTTATATCATGGATGaacttaaaagaagaaaatattttatattgtcaaatacattttcaaattgtataatccaaaaattatattttttataaaataaagtttcttaattatgtaatctaaaaaCACTCGAATTAAACGACAGATTATGCCATCTAAAAactttttctcatgaaaaaaaaatatcaatcaaATTGCATAATCCAAAAGCCATAAAAGTTTCTAAATTACATCCAAAAATATTGTAGTCAAAAGAATTTCCCAATTGTAcaattcaaaactaaaaagaattGAGAATTTCTTGATTGCACAACCGAAAagtcaaaaatattttcaaaaatatttttgtattacataatctagaaatCAAAAATAGTTTCCAAAAGcctttttttatgaaaaaatgacTTTCCATCATCTTTTAGGGACAATGTGAACATGTTCATATTGATTGAAATTCAGAAGGAAAATATGGTACTGGAAAAAGAAATCCCCTAAATAATGACTCAACGAAAATTAGAGCCCAAACATTAATTATATGCAtgatcatcaaataaaaattccaAGAATTGCCAGTAGCGAAGACAACCATAAATACTTTACCAAAAAAATAATGCCTCACCAAAAAACTACCAAGAATTAGATAAATAGctaattttatgttatttttcatgTGATAGCTAATGCTGCTTAACattagttttattataaaaaaacacagTATTTAATCAATCACGGACCAATTAACAACAACCAGAAAAGACTGCAATAGCATCTTTGGATTTAACCGCAGCCATCTGAACTAAATGAAAGCATCTCGGACTCCAAAGCCctcaataatattattttcgcCAAAAACAAGTGATGCATCACATAATATGGAATAATGCCACCGGGGATATGAAGTAACAAACAAAAACTGTCAATTAAGACAAGTCCATTGTACATAACTGGTGTAAATGCCACACTCTGTTCGGAAGAGataaatgaggtgaaaagatgTGTGGTCTCTAAAGAAAGTGACTTCATCTTTTCATGTAAAGTCGAGCATTGCCATTCTGCTTCTGTTGCTAAACATTAGCAATATGATCTAACAAACAGTGACTACATACTAGTTAGAAACCAATCAAGCTTTGATGGACTCAACACGAGGCCTCCATAATCCCAGCCTGTACTTGTGTGTGTATTTCAATATTAACTTCCTCTGCAAAGCACAAACTAGCCGTTAGGAAGAGTTTGCAGGTTAACTGAACAATTTGTATATCTTGTGGCCAAATGAAATCATTGTATCATAAAATCAAAGTACAAAAAACCCAATCCTAACAGAAGGTGAAGATCGTTTCAGTCCCAATCAACAAGTTATGATTGAAAATCTGACCTGAATTGTCTCACAAGAACTGACTACCACGACAAGGAGTCATTTTACTTCCAATATTAGAGTCAATAACAGCCCTATGTAAGCTCATAAAGCCTGACTTTGTTTTAATTGATGGAAATCACATGCCTTAAGACATCTAAGATGCCTGAATATAACCGTGTACCTAACTAAGGTAGTGTGCCAGGGTAAAGGTGACAATAGTGCATCAAACATCTTAGAAAACACAGATAGATGCAGAAAACCGAATCACTTAACTATGTGTAGATGTGACCCTTTTCTACTAGCATGTTAGGGACCGTCCAATGGCTTTGATGACAGGGCAGAAGGGAATTTATAGAAAAGGTAGCAGGCATTGAGGAGAATAAATTTTGTCAAGGACAGGAAAATCTACAGGTTCAAAAGTCATACAGATTTTCAGATCTGTAATTTATGTCAAATACCAGTTCTCAAAAGCATAAACCGTTGAATAATGATGCACGAATGACTTTATTAATGTCtaacaaattattttgtaaaacaCGGTGCACTATGAGCCCTATACAGCTTCTAAAACGCCCCTTGATAATCTTACCATCAAGGCCCtcaattttgataaattttacaTAAATCATAGTCAGTCATGTTCACTTTAATGGATCATTTAATATAGGAGACAGAAACAAATGGAAAATGACATCTCCTGATATTGGAAGAGATGAATGCTCAGCTCCTCATTTTCCCTTCCCTCAATTCCCCTCCAACCAAACAAAATGTAAAGTTACAATGCCAGTCATAAGATTCAACgatttaaacacaaatttgcCTGCATAGTTAAGGTACAAACCATGACACAATTCGACATAGATTGAACTAATAACATAACAAGTCAATCCAGTGACTTCAACAGGCGTTACTAAATACAAATCAAGCGGATCACACAGCACCCAAAAATCTTGAACTTGAGGTAGAGGTAGTTGATTCCGTTACAAATTAGTTGTCATAGTTGATTGATTGCAACTTAAGTACGTGTGTGTAAATAGCTGATGTGATCAAATAGTTCTTCGGTTAACTACATTTATCTTTGTGTCTGAGACTCAGCCTGtattagttttagttttaatcTCAATTATCAGTATTCGCCAATCTCCCTTCATTGTTATTTATTACCATGTTCACATAACGCGCACAATAACTAGCATTTTTTCACATATGGACCTGCAACAGTGGCAACTCTTATTGAGGTCATCATCCAAATTCTACTTTTGGAGAATTGTCAAATTCTTATCCACTAATAGGGAAAAAATATCACTCTATCTACGAATTCGGCAAGATCAATGAATTAATTTCACATATTAAGTTAAAGAAGCAGAAAGCAATAGTGAAGCAGAAGAAGAAATGGAGCGAAAGTGTAGGGAACAAGGAATACATACATGTTTGCAAGGAATACCGAGCTTCTTGAGCTTGAGGGTGCGAGTGACAAGAAGCTTCTGGAAATCTCCGATTTCGGATTCGAGCTTGGGAACGTGAGACTCAACCCCTTTCCCAATTCCGTTTAGGAACTCAGGTATTCCAACCTTCACTGCATATAGCGCCAATCAAAACCATTAATAACTCGCTTACGGCTTAGGGcgtgtttgtttgtttgttggtTAGTGGTGAGTGCAGCAAGGACGAGAATAGAGAAAGAGATTACCAACATAGAGGGATGATTTGGAGAAGAATCTAGAAGAAGAATAAGGCGTAGAGTGTGGGAGTGTTGAGATCAAATTAGCACCTCCTTTGGTGATGATTCTCTGCAACTGCAACCATGCCATTGCCATTTTTCTCTTCAACTTTTAGCCAAATACCTCCCAAGCTTCCCCAGGCACGGTAGGTTCATACAGGGTTTCGACTTTGGAGTTTCCTACTGTGTCTTGGTATACCGGCCCAAACATGAGGTTAGGCCCGTTTTTTCATTTTCGTGTAACCAAAAACCCCTAggtagtttcttcctgcacccctacatttttcttcctgcactcccaTAATGTTGTGAAACTGCCcttaatactttttaaaaatcctaaaatgcactttaactgtatttatttttttgcattctaGATTATGAAATCCGGAAAAATTTTGGATTGACACTTCCAGTAAAATTTCAGATCAATGAAtctgtaattcaaaatatgcatttcacattCAAGAAAAGCATTTCAGATTcaccaatccgtaacagaaatatgcattatggattcataaattcataattaaaaaaaaaacattttggatccaccaatccataacaGAATTAGGCTTGATTAAGTTCTGGATGGATGAATTCATAACACACTCACAGATTCTGATTTCCAGTAAGTACgatgttttttttcaaataaaaggtcaaTGTCACTTTTTGGATTTAGAAAACTGTGGAAATacaggaagaaaaacgtagggatcaaaaaaaaaaaaaaaaaaccgaatcatattaaattgaaaaaaacttAATTAGGTTTTAAATTCCTTTTAAATTTGGGTAGtacttgttaaaaaaaatattcaactaagtatttaaaatttgtatactttttaattgagtatctaaaaaaatttatactttttaattgAGTATATGTTGTTTAATGTTAACGTTAATTGTGTTGATATATTATCTTGCATCTTGCGTGTCTTCCTATACAAATTagaaaaatgatatattaagcattttataaatttggatGTTTTTAATAGAGTgttcaaatttttatatttttaaaattgagttTTTAACATCAAATAGGGTGATCTGGTCATCTAATTTTGCAGTCTGAACAATAAAAACATGAGATTCTGTAATCTCTTAATTTCATATATCAAATGACACTGTTTCTCGTCtttcaaatgattttttaaattttgttagtatttaatttaaaaaaaatgaaacaatgtCATTTATTATAAAGATAATTAGGGTTTTAATGTTATCAAAGTTTGTGATATTATACTTAAGACTACAAAAATAATTTGTCACATCACTTCAatttatagtaaaataaaacaacatagacttaatataaatattttagatatttaatagaatgattttttttaaatgagacttaaataaaaatacttaaatttatgtcatttttatttttatatattgaaaCGTGTAAGTAATGATGATGCACTATAATAGTCAGGTTAGGTCAATTGTTATAAAAAGTAAACACTACACAACTATGACAGAATCCAAAGATATAAAATTATTGGatatagaataaaaaattataaaagaaacataattaaaaataatcaaaatttattGGACACTCGAAActtaattaagtaaaaaaattactacCATTTATGGAAAGTTTTGTTTCACGTggttaatttaatattttatttttaaaatgtgtaaATATCATgataacatataaaaaattacataatatgTATTTGGAATTATTCTTCGATCAAGTTTGAAGTTttactttataatttatttttattaaatacaataacaatgaaatttcatatagacaatgtttgtttttttattaatttttgaataaGTTGCCAGTTAGTAATATGTTTGGTTCGTGGTTTGATAATGAGTTTGAGGATGGAGAAGCAGGTGGTATGGATATTGGTGATGGAAAGTATAACCAATGTTATTTTACATTCATACTCTCACTCTGcttcttcaaattttttatgattaaagAATGACAATTTTATCGTGAAAgagtaaaattataattaatttttcgataacaacaaaaatcaattttacaattctttattttctttagtaGAATCGATATCAATTGATATCAATATTATCtttcatattattttctttgaacAATTGATATCaagattataatattatatttatttgaagcataatcaattatctgagtaattttttttaagaaggaacatcaattttatactttttatagCTCTATGTCCTAAGTTTATTTTGACGATAAGGCTCTAACAATATTATCAATGTGGGAAACttatttatatagaaaatttGCATTGAACTATGAACTCCTTGGGAATGAGTTATAAAAGTCATCTTATGGTATCAAATAAATGCCCTGAGTTATGAAAGTTGTCGTATTGAACAATAAAAGAAATTTGTACACCAAAATAAGGAAAAGAAtaaatgacattaaataatacaaataacaAGTATGAGTTGAGAAATAAATGTCACTCTCTTCAACAACATTTCCATATAGACTTCTTGCATTCAgataataagataaataatgGAAAAATGTTAAAGATATTCAATTGTGTGTAGTCATGATGCCAGTTAAAGATATACTTGAAAACTTTTatacttataataatataataatattttaaattaaaagataaattaaatatatttaaaatattaattcttCGGATTGTTAAAGTGAAATTTTTATTGTGGTGTCAAGCTGTGTGTATAGCTGAGTTGTCAAAGGATAACACAACATCATTTCCTCCgtcaacaaaaaaacaaaaatgtagGAAACAGATATTAGATTAAAAATGTAGGAAACAGATACTAGATTTTCAGAGGATCACGCATTTTAAACACCACTAATTTTCTCCTTTACTTTCTTATACACATGGATCTAGAACTCTGAGAACAGtacataaaattgaaaaaagcaTAAAATTTGGAGTAGGGCAAAAATGAAAATGGGAAAGGAAGATTGAGGCCTAGAGGGTGAGATATGAGATCAAATGGTACAGCCacagaataagaaaaaaaagcatAGCATCGAAACGAGAGCGACGGATTCCAACGCCGTCACCACTCTCCACACCACCTCGTCCACAATTGACACGCTCATTGTCCCCGACCACCTCAGCAATCTCATTGGCGACCACTGAGGAGTTATGTACGATGCCAATGTTCCTGGCCAGGACGACACCGTTGAGAGCTCCCACATTGGCCAACGGAATGTTGAACCCATTTCCTTTTTGACAAAAAGGGTTTTTAGAGTGGGTATTTATGGATTCCAAATATTACTGTTTATATTAATCACAGTAAACAGTAATATTTAATggtaaaaattcaaaataattgttaaaaaattgAGAAATGACCATGTGAATTATACAGTTCATTTTGAAAGTGatttaattaagtaattttttatgtGTGTCGGAGAATGACCTACGAGTGGATTGTTCCGGCATAAATTGCGGTACAAGACGTTATGGACAGTCCACCAAAGTTCCCATCAAATCAAAATTAACACCTAAAgacaaaataagtttttttcttttctt encodes the following:
- the LOC137830087 gene encoding uncharacterized protein; translation: MAMAWLQLQRIITKGGANLISTLPHSTPYSSSRFFSKSSLYVVKVGIPEFLNGIGKGVESHVPKLESEIGDFQKLLVTRTLKLKKLGIPCKHRKLILKYTHKYRLGLWRPRVESIKA
- the LOC137828194 gene encoding uncharacterized protein, whose protein sequence is MGSTFRWPMWELSTVSSWPGTLASYITPQWSPMRLLRWSGTMSVSIVDEVVWRVVTALESVALVSMLCFFFLFCGCTI